The Sinomonas sp. P10A9 genome includes a window with the following:
- a CDS encoding LysR family transcriptional regulator: MVFTDLNQLRTFVVLYELRSVTAVAERLHVTQPTVSYTLRRLRGRFGDELFRREGHDMVPTAKATQLFGPIHEALAQIDATVDEPDTFEPAGFTGELMLGLTSIGEQTFLPPIMTALAREAARPHLQVERLDSDQVEDGLTRGTIDLAMTVSMIGSPGLWRSHVRAVEYVALVSGAHPLPPTGPDMFAGRHFLRVSARGGHVFPLQVLTDNGLMQQVVLTVEEYATVPAVLEATDLAVLLPRHVAEVFCGWFPGLLIADLPWPPQSTPVSLYTRREASLTPAQRWFRSLVLNAVRE; encoded by the coding sequence ATGGTGTTCACCGACCTCAACCAGCTGCGCACCTTCGTGGTGCTCTACGAACTGCGCAGCGTCACCGCGGTCGCCGAGCGGCTGCACGTGACGCAGCCGACCGTCAGCTACACGCTGCGGCGGCTTCGAGGGCGATTCGGCGACGAGCTGTTCCGGCGCGAGGGGCATGACATGGTGCCGACCGCGAAGGCGACCCAGTTGTTCGGCCCCATCCACGAGGCGCTCGCGCAGATCGACGCGACGGTGGACGAGCCGGACACCTTCGAGCCGGCGGGATTCACCGGCGAACTCATGCTCGGACTCACCTCGATCGGCGAGCAGACCTTCCTTCCGCCCATCATGACGGCGCTCGCACGCGAGGCCGCCCGGCCGCACCTGCAGGTGGAGAGACTCGATTCGGATCAGGTCGAGGATGGGCTCACCCGGGGAACCATCGATCTGGCGATGACCGTGTCGATGATCGGCAGCCCGGGGCTGTGGCGCTCGCACGTGCGCGCCGTCGAGTACGTTGCGCTCGTCTCGGGGGCGCACCCCCTGCCGCCGACCGGCCCCGACATGTTCGCGGGTCGACACTTCCTGCGGGTCTCGGCGCGCGGCGGGCACGTCTTTCCGCTGCAGGTGCTCACGGACAACGGGCTCATGCAGCAGGTCGTGCTGACAGTGGAGGAGTATGCGACGGTACCTGCGGTGCTCGAGGCAACGGACCTTGCTGTCCTTCTGCCGCGGCACGTTGCCGAGGTCTTCTGCGGGTGGTTCCCCGGCCTGCTGATCGCCGACCTTCCCTGGCCGCCGCAGAGCACCCCGGTGTCGCTGTACACGCGGCGCGAGGCGAGCCTGACGCCGGCCCAGCGGTGGTTCCGCTCGCTCGTGCTGAATGCCGTCCGGGAATGA
- a CDS encoding alpha/beta hydrolase, with amino-acid sequence MDQETYVLVHGAWHGAWCWRPLERLLVAAGARVFTPTLTGLGDRAHLLTPAVGLDTHIADVRAVIETEDLDDVILVGHSYAGMVVTGVAAEIPDRIKRLVIVDGFLPERGEAAIALLPEHAAAHYLESARENDGLVIDPRPVANLGVTDQRVIDELAPRLTPQPAKTYMDSIGHGLADLPFTGDYLLCSGWRTPFTPFAGRAAAAGWNVSELDADHEVLVTDPELLARHLLQSDALASAD; translated from the coding sequence TTGGATCAGGAGACGTATGTGCTCGTCCACGGGGCGTGGCACGGGGCCTGGTGCTGGAGACCGCTGGAACGCCTCTTGGTAGCAGCAGGCGCTCGGGTCTTCACGCCGACGCTGACGGGCCTCGGCGACCGTGCACATCTGCTGACTCCCGCCGTCGGACTCGACACCCACATCGCCGATGTGCGGGCCGTGATCGAGACGGAGGACCTGGACGACGTCATCCTGGTCGGCCACAGCTACGCGGGGATGGTCGTGACGGGGGTCGCTGCCGAGATCCCCGACCGCATCAAACGGCTCGTCATCGTCGACGGCTTCCTGCCCGAGCGCGGTGAAGCCGCCATCGCGCTCCTCCCCGAGCACGCGGCCGCCCACTACCTCGAATCCGCGCGGGAGAACGATGGGCTCGTGATCGACCCGCGGCCCGTCGCGAACCTCGGCGTCACCGACCAGCGGGTCATCGACGAACTCGCTCCGCGACTCACGCCCCAGCCCGCGAAGACGTACATGGACTCGATCGGACACGGGCTGGCAGACCTCCCGTTCACCGGTGACTACCTGCTGTGCTCCGGCTGGCGCACGCCATTCACCCCATTCGCGGGCCGCGCCGCCGCGGCCGGCTGGAACGTCAGTGAGCTCGACGCCGACCACGAGGTCCTCGTCACAGACCCCGAGCTGCTCGCGCGGCACCTCCTCCAGTCCGATGCCTTGGCATCGGCAGACTAG
- a CDS encoding muconolactone Delta-isomerase: MEFLVRQENRMPPLPAEEASRIKAAEREYAQQLRDRGILRRLWRVPGTRTAIGWYEADDATVLHEVLSGLPTFQWQTITVEALATHPQEQMLRPE; this comes from the coding sequence ATGGAATTCCTGGTGAGACAGGAGAACCGCATGCCTCCTCTGCCGGCAGAAGAGGCATCCCGGATCAAGGCCGCCGAAAGGGAGTATGCCCAGCAGCTGCGGGACCGCGGGATCCTGCGCCGCCTGTGGCGCGTGCCGGGCACCCGCACGGCGATCGGCTGGTACGAGGCCGACGATGCGACGGTGCTCCACGAGGTGCTCTCGGGGCTGCCGACGTTCCAGTGGCAGACGATCACCGTCGAGGCCCTGGCGACGCACCCGCAGGAGCAGATGCTGCGGCCCGAGTGA
- a CDS encoding ketopantoate reductase family protein, whose amino-acid sequence MRILIAGAGATGGYFGARLAQAGRDVTFLVRSGRAEQLSGGLRLIGTDTDETVQVRALTTEQLDDRPYDLVMLAVKASALESVLGQLGPAIGPETLVLPILNGMRHLRLLNDRFGTDRVLGGSVRVVARVTPDGAIRQVLPLAEIVLGAQPGGPAARADDVGRELSVPGYKLRVTQQILTTMWHKWAFIVASGVGSILMRASFGEIAAMPEGRDFIREVLAETEGVLNAAGYPASDSSHRSSLEMLTQPGSPFVPSLYRDFTEGREHEGEHLVGDFAATARELGVETPLTDLALLQLRVHDRAKAADRASGSTATEALPPDSA is encoded by the coding sequence ATGAGGATACTGATCGCGGGTGCTGGGGCGACAGGCGGCTATTTTGGGGCGAGGCTCGCCCAGGCCGGTCGGGACGTCACCTTCCTGGTTCGTTCAGGGCGCGCTGAACAGCTGAGCGGGGGTCTGCGGTTGATCGGCACGGATACCGATGAGACCGTGCAGGTGCGCGCTCTGACCACCGAGCAGCTCGACGACAGGCCGTATGATCTCGTGATGCTGGCAGTCAAGGCGAGCGCCCTCGAGAGCGTGCTCGGCCAGCTCGGGCCTGCGATCGGACCGGAGACGCTGGTCCTTCCGATCCTCAACGGCATGCGGCACCTTCGGCTCCTCAACGACCGGTTCGGCACGGATCGTGTGCTCGGCGGATCCGTGCGCGTCGTCGCCCGTGTGACGCCGGACGGCGCGATCCGCCAGGTGCTCCCGTTGGCCGAGATCGTCCTCGGCGCCCAGCCCGGGGGTCCCGCCGCCCGCGCCGACGACGTCGGGCGCGAACTCTCCGTGCCGGGCTACAAGCTGCGCGTCACGCAGCAGATTCTGACCACGATGTGGCACAAGTGGGCGTTCATCGTGGCTTCAGGAGTCGGATCGATCCTCATGCGCGCCAGCTTCGGCGAGATCGCGGCGATGCCGGAGGGGCGGGACTTCATCCGTGAAGTGCTCGCCGAGACCGAAGGGGTCCTGAACGCTGCGGGATACCCGGCGTCCGATTCCTCGCACCGATCATCACTGGAGATGCTGACACAGCCTGGCTCGCCCTTCGTCCCATCCCTGTACCGCGACTTCACAGAGGGCCGAGAACACGAGGGCGAGCACCTTGTCGGGGACTTCGCCGCCACCGCACGCGAACTCGGGGTCGAGACGCCCCTGACAGATCTGGCACTGCTGCAGCTCCGTGTTCACGACCGGGCCAAGGCAGCGGACCGTGCCTCAGGCTCGACGGCTACCGAGGCCCTTCCTCCAGACTCGGCGTGA
- a CDS encoding DUF1254 domain-containing protein: MNRLILKYSYPLTVVILVVFAWVVYQRISRGWSEIIPLAVAAGIVWVLGTAAFIYLWPRLTVNGFKRAFLKHGLGGGPVPVNTLYAAASTSSASAAPGSLLATGTDDVLYIGGWLDLTKGPQVLHVPDMGERYYSVQFTDPSNSANFAYVGKRTTGTRAGDFVISGPDWRGTVPGGMTRIASPSRSVLVVGRVFVASESDLPAAYGLAQQIQLAPLGR, encoded by the coding sequence ATGAACCGTCTCATTCTGAAGTATTCGTACCCCCTGACCGTCGTCATCCTCGTGGTCTTCGCTTGGGTCGTCTACCAGCGGATCTCGCGCGGCTGGAGCGAGATCATTCCACTCGCAGTGGCCGCTGGGATCGTGTGGGTGCTCGGCACGGCGGCGTTCATCTACCTGTGGCCGCGGCTCACGGTCAACGGCTTCAAACGGGCATTCCTCAAGCACGGGCTCGGCGGCGGCCCGGTCCCCGTCAACACCCTGTACGCCGCGGCCAGCACCTCATCCGCGTCGGCGGCGCCCGGGAGCCTCCTGGCAACCGGGACCGACGATGTGCTCTACATCGGCGGCTGGCTCGACCTGACGAAGGGGCCGCAGGTACTGCATGTGCCCGACATGGGCGAGCGCTATTACAGCGTGCAGTTCACCGACCCGTCGAATAGCGCCAATTTTGCCTACGTCGGCAAACGCACCACGGGTACCCGCGCCGGTGACTTTGTCATCAGCGGGCCGGACTGGCGGGGGACGGTGCCTGGCGGCATGACGCGGATCGCCTCGCCAAGCCGTTCGGTTCTCGTCGTGGGTCGCGTCTTCGTCGCCAGCGAAAGCGACCTTCCTGCCGCCTACGGACTCGCGCAGCAAATCCAGCTCGCCCCGCTCGGCCGCTAG
- a CDS encoding DUF1214 domain-containing protein, which yields MAGILAWVAQSGVVQGVIIGATLAFLSAILIMNAVIRAVTTTANGWSVIRACGRPENGVLVRAACAKALPAVNVFEEAAYFTATTDGSGQILSGAHAYNLRFPAGGLPPHDAFWSLTVTDVVGYMVSSPMERSSFDDRSDLAKNADGSVDIYLQHDAPAGREQNWLPIPSGRFKLMLRVYLPSAEILNGTYRIPPVARAR from the coding sequence ATGGCAGGCATCCTCGCGTGGGTCGCGCAGTCCGGGGTGGTGCAAGGGGTCATCATCGGCGCCACTCTGGCGTTCCTGTCGGCAATCCTCATCATGAATGCTGTGATCCGGGCCGTCACGACGACCGCCAATGGCTGGAGCGTCATCCGTGCGTGCGGCCGTCCCGAGAACGGCGTCCTGGTGCGGGCAGCCTGCGCCAAGGCCCTGCCCGCGGTCAATGTATTTGAAGAGGCCGCATACTTCACTGCAACCACAGACGGCTCAGGGCAGATCCTCAGCGGCGCACATGCATACAACCTGCGCTTCCCGGCCGGCGGACTGCCGCCGCATGACGCCTTCTGGTCCCTCACCGTGACCGACGTGGTCGGGTACATGGTGAGCAGTCCGATGGAGCGCTCGAGCTTCGACGATCGTTCAGACCTCGCGAAGAACGCCGACGGTTCCGTTGATATCTACCTGCAGCACGATGCCCCGGCAGGGCGTGAGCAGAACTGGTTGCCCATTCCTTCTGGCAGATTCAAACTGATGCTCCGCGTGTATCTGCCGAGCGCGGAGATTCTCAACGGCACGTACCGAATTCCGCCTGTCGCGAGGGCGCGGTGA
- a CDS encoding peptide synthetase has protein sequence MRLTTVAHMVLPEGSLDSFAVRAEPDPARELPVSYDQGRHVGRGDREGSWMAVSFRLPHAPCRVALGEAWQAVIARHGTLRTVFSPDGPRVRLHEATVDDGAWRRHEVGAHGTTRDALRALLDAECRPFAAPSYLLALVTPAPGEPDARPVVVVASDHAHVDMWSLLILAHEVLAGTDPAARDSAAPDPAAPPASFADHTRTLAAMPEAPAGVIAHWREILRAGGGGMPVFPLPLGDVSQPSPAVVEVRDVLREDELSRLEERGRARGVRLLPAVLSELARLFQDLAGAPLRAVFPVHSRNEQRWRESVGWFITNAVLDIAEPDPASCAAAVEEAVRLGAYPLAPIFERIGSAEEPPGMFAISWLDMRRMPLGIDSALEPQFVSAMLPTDNIMVWFIVAGDGLHLRCRYPDNPVARTTVGALLDEFTHRIAEAARA, from the coding sequence ATGCGGCTCACCACGGTTGCCCACATGGTCCTGCCCGAGGGATCGCTCGACAGCTTCGCCGTGCGCGCCGAGCCCGACCCGGCGCGCGAACTTCCCGTGTCCTACGACCAGGGCCGCCACGTCGGACGCGGCGACCGCGAGGGGTCCTGGATGGCGGTGTCCTTCCGCCTCCCGCACGCACCCTGCCGTGTCGCGCTCGGCGAGGCTTGGCAGGCGGTGATCGCGCGCCACGGGACCCTGCGCACCGTCTTCTCGCCCGATGGCCCGCGGGTGCGGCTGCACGAGGCAACGGTGGACGACGGCGCGTGGCGGCGTCACGAGGTGGGCGCCCACGGGACAACGCGCGACGCGCTCCGGGCGCTGCTCGACGCCGAGTGCCGCCCGTTCGCGGCGCCGTCATACCTCCTCGCCCTGGTCACACCGGCCCCCGGCGAGCCTGACGCGCGCCCCGTCGTCGTCGTCGCCAGCGACCACGCCCATGTCGACATGTGGTCGCTGCTGATCCTTGCCCACGAGGTGCTGGCGGGGACGGATCCCGCGGCTCGTGATTCAGCGGCTCCGGATCCTGCGGCGCCGCCCGCGTCGTTCGCCGACCACACGCGCACGCTCGCGGCGATGCCGGAGGCGCCGGCCGGGGTGATCGCGCACTGGCGGGAGATCCTGCGGGCGGGCGGCGGCGGGATGCCCGTGTTCCCGCTGCCGCTGGGCGATGTTTCGCAGCCCTCCCCCGCCGTCGTGGAGGTACGCGACGTGCTCAGGGAGGACGAGCTCTCCCGTCTGGAAGAACGCGGGCGTGCGCGGGGGGTGCGTCTCCTCCCGGCCGTGCTGTCCGAGCTCGCGCGGCTGTTCCAGGACCTGGCCGGCGCGCCGCTGCGAGCGGTGTTCCCGGTGCACTCGCGCAACGAGCAGCGGTGGCGAGAGTCAGTCGGGTGGTTCATCACGAACGCCGTGCTCGACATCGCCGAACCGGACCCAGCTTCCTGCGCCGCGGCCGTCGAGGAGGCTGTGCGCCTCGGCGCCTACCCCTTGGCTCCGATCTTCGAGCGCATCGGCAGCGCGGAGGAGCCCCCAGGGATGTTCGCGATCTCGTGGCTCGACATGCGCCGCATGCCGCTGGGCATCGACTCCGCACTCGAGCCGCAGTTCGTCTCGGCGATGCTGCCCACGGACAACATCATGGTCTGGTTCATCGTCGCGGGGGACGGGCTGCACCTGCGCTGCCGCTACCCGGACAACCCTGTTGCCCGCACCACCGTCGGCGCGTTGCTCGACGAGTTCACGCACCGGATCGCGGAGGCTGCGCGCGCGTGA